A single region of the Pygocentrus nattereri isolate fPygNat1 chromosome 27, fPygNat1.pri, whole genome shotgun sequence genome encodes:
- the jtb gene encoding protein JTB isoform X1, translating to MESDCRIPMACLRPRVLALHALFWGLVSLRVFGAALLSEEKSAVTKSVTMPCWQLEEFVVATECTLCNAFQTKTEVACRQTGYVERINCTKSNKDELKSCRSATMEEHLFWKFEGAVLGLTVIFALVVVARQRSLDRQASEKVRRQIESI from the exons ATGGAGAGTGATTGCAGGATCCCGATGGCCTGTCTGAGACCCCGAGTCCTGGCTCTGCACGCGCTCTTCTGGGGTCTGGTGTCTCTCAG AGTGTTTGGGGCTGCGCTTCTGAGTGaagagaaatctgcag TAACAAAGTCTGTGACCATGCCATGTTGGCAATTGGAAGAGTTTGTAGTTGCTACCGAGTGCACCCTGTGTAATGCTTTTCAAACG AAGACAGAAGTGGCCTGTCGCCAGACAGGATATGTGGAGAGGATTAACTGTACCAAGTCCAACAAAGATGAGTTGAAGAG TTGCCGCTCagcaacaatggaggagcacCTGTTCTGGAAGTTTGAAGGTGCCGTGCTGGGGCTCACTGTTATCTTCGCACTAGTGGTGGTTGCCCGGCAGCGCTCCTTAGACCGGCAAGCCTCGGAAAAGGTTCGCAGGCAGATAGAATCTATTTAG
- the si:ch211-191i18.4 gene encoding uncharacterized protein si:ch211-191i18.4 produces the protein MPNFTSLIVVCVVLCVTTVFARPPENLPLELTDSSEETKTDLTKSSNGNFQTDGESTLRQRFNRLPGVCRRLKRRRITVLCNVEKYCSAWRDSQHGHICSCPKASKCTHFFLKSF, from the exons ATGCCAAATTTCACCTCGCTGATTgtggtttgtgtagttttatgtgtTACTACTGTGTTCGCGAGACCACCGGAGAACCTGCCTTTGGAACTGACGGACTCCAGTGAGGAGACCAAAACAGACCTG ACAAAATCCTCTAATGGAAACTTCCAGACAGATGGCGAGAGTACATTAAGGCAGAGGTTCAACCGTCTTCCAGGAGTGTGCAGGCGTTTGAAGAGAAGGAGAATAACAGTTCTG TGCAACGTTGAAAAGTACTGCTCTGCTTGGAGAGACTCTCAGCATGGCCATATCTGCTCCTGTCCCAAAGCATCAAAGTGCACTCACTTTTTCTTAAAGAGCTTTTAA
- the jtb gene encoding protein JTB isoform X2 — protein MESDCRIPMACLRPRVLALHALFWGLVSLRVFGAALLSEEKSAVTKSVTMPCWQLEEFVVATECTLCNAFQTTEVACRQTGYVERINCTKSNKDELKSCRSATMEEHLFWKFEGAVLGLTVIFALVVVARQRSLDRQASEKVRRQIESI, from the exons ATGGAGAGTGATTGCAGGATCCCGATGGCCTGTCTGAGACCCCGAGTCCTGGCTCTGCACGCGCTCTTCTGGGGTCTGGTGTCTCTCAG AGTGTTTGGGGCTGCGCTTCTGAGTGaagagaaatctgcag TAACAAAGTCTGTGACCATGCCATGTTGGCAATTGGAAGAGTTTGTAGTTGCTACCGAGTGCACCCTGTGTAATGCTTTTCAAACG ACAGAAGTGGCCTGTCGCCAGACAGGATATGTGGAGAGGATTAACTGTACCAAGTCCAACAAAGATGAGTTGAAGAG TTGCCGCTCagcaacaatggaggagcacCTGTTCTGGAAGTTTGAAGGTGCCGTGCTGGGGCTCACTGTTATCTTCGCACTAGTGGTGGTTGCCCGGCAGCGCTCCTTAGACCGGCAAGCCTCGGAAAAGGTTCGCAGGCAGATAGAATCTATTTAG